In one Streptomyces sp. NBC_00597 genomic region, the following are encoded:
- a CDS encoding SGNH/GDSL hydrolase family protein — protein sequence MKMSRFAALTSSLLLAAGAALFGTGQAAAATADFGYVALGDSYSSGVGAGNYDSGSGNCKRTSRAYPALWAAAHSPQTFSFTACSGARTGDVLSGQLGPLNSGTDLVSITIGGNDAGFSDVMTTCVLQSESTCVSRVNQAKAYVDSTLPGQLDQVYDAIHGRAPGAHVVVLGYPRFYKLNGTCVTGLTEGERSAINGAADYLNAAIAKRAADHGFTFASVAGAFTGHEICSADAWLHSLNWLNIGESYHPTAAGQSGGYLPVFTNAA from the coding sequence ATGAAGATGTCGCGCTTCGCCGCCCTGACCTCCTCCCTCTTACTCGCCGCGGGCGCCGCCCTGTTCGGCACCGGACAAGCGGCCGCCGCCACGGCCGATTTCGGCTACGTCGCCCTCGGCGACTCGTACTCCTCCGGCGTCGGCGCCGGCAACTACGACAGCGGGAGCGGCAACTGCAAGCGCACCTCCCGCGCCTACCCGGCCCTGTGGGCCGCCGCCCACTCCCCGCAGACCTTCTCCTTCACCGCCTGCTCCGGCGCCCGTACGGGTGACGTCCTCTCCGGGCAGCTCGGTCCGCTGAACTCCGGCACCGACCTGGTCAGCATCACCATCGGCGGCAACGACGCAGGATTCTCCGACGTCATGACGACCTGTGTGCTCCAGTCCGAGTCCACCTGCGTCAGTCGCGTCAACCAGGCCAAGGCGTACGTCGACTCCACCCTCCCCGGCCAGCTCGACCAGGTCTACGACGCCATCCACGGCCGGGCGCCGGGCGCGCACGTCGTCGTCCTCGGCTATCCCCGCTTCTACAAGCTGAACGGAACCTGCGTCACCGGCCTCACGGAGGGCGAGCGCTCCGCCATCAACGGTGCGGCCGACTACCTGAACGCCGCCATCGCCAAACGCGCCGCCGACCACGGCTTCACCTTCGCCTCGGTCGCCGGCGCCTTCACCGGCCACGAGATCTGCTCCGCCGACGCGTGGCTGCACAGCCTCAACTGGCTCAACATCGGCGAGTCGTACCACCCCACGGCCGCCGGACAGTCCGGTGGCTACCTGCCCGTCTTCACCAACGCCGCCTGA
- a CDS encoding DUF5925 domain-containing protein — protein MPANPHDALPIRLNVDDSDSPSDVVDALFLGRFASGEQPYSHSVTIERVKAEATLLPPEATVLRSARDSDRSATLAEGEGWTMLVSRWSRGADVTVTAVSDELAAGVLGEATEGVQDEPEPQPENVTMGFWYVSPRRGPYRTTRQIAAGTWAEVRPNYTAPVAGAMDRLMKVTPDDIAGRLLLLHGPPGTGKTSALRTLARSWRDWCQVDCVLDPERLFNDVGYLMDIAIGEDEGTAKGRWRLLLLEDCDELIRGEARHTAGQALSRLLNLTDGLLGQGRNVLVGVTTNEDLERLHPAVVRPGRCLARIEVGRLTHGEAVDWLGTDEGVSREGATLAELFALRRGAGPASLLPPQGQHDPEAGLYL, from the coding sequence ATGCCAGCCAACCCGCATGACGCGCTGCCGATCCGGCTCAACGTCGACGACAGCGATTCGCCGTCGGATGTCGTCGACGCGCTGTTCCTCGGCCGGTTCGCCTCCGGCGAGCAGCCGTACTCGCACAGCGTGACGATCGAGCGGGTGAAGGCGGAGGCGACCTTGCTGCCGCCCGAGGCCACAGTGCTGCGCTCGGCGCGCGACTCCGACCGCAGCGCCACCCTCGCGGAGGGCGAGGGCTGGACGATGCTCGTCTCCCGCTGGAGCCGCGGCGCGGACGTCACAGTGACGGCGGTCAGCGACGAACTCGCCGCCGGCGTGCTCGGCGAGGCCACGGAGGGGGTGCAGGACGAACCCGAACCGCAGCCGGAGAACGTCACCATGGGGTTCTGGTACGTCTCCCCCCGCCGCGGCCCGTACCGGACGACCCGCCAGATCGCCGCCGGGACCTGGGCGGAGGTGCGGCCCAACTACACGGCGCCGGTGGCCGGGGCGATGGACCGGCTGATGAAGGTGACCCCGGACGACATCGCGGGGCGGCTGCTCCTGCTGCACGGCCCGCCGGGCACCGGCAAGACCTCCGCACTGCGGACGCTGGCCCGGTCGTGGCGGGACTGGTGCCAGGTGGACTGCGTCCTGGACCCGGAGCGGCTGTTCAACGACGTGGGCTACCTGATGGACATCGCGATCGGCGAGGACGAGGGCACGGCGAAGGGCCGCTGGCGGCTGCTCCTACTGGAGGACTGCGACGAGCTGATCCGCGGCGAGGCCCGGCACACGGCCGGCCAGGCGCTGTCGCGGCTGCTGAACCTGACGGACGGGCTGCTGGGGCAGGGCCGCAACGTGCTGGTCGGGGTGACCACCAACGAGGACCTGGAACGGCTGCACCCGGCGGTGGTCCGGCCGGGCCGCTGCCTGGCCCGCATCGAGGTGGGCCGCCTGACGCACGGCGAGGCGGTGGACTGGTTGGGCACGGACGAGGGGGTCTCGCGCGAGGGCGCCACGCTGGCCGAGCTGTTCGCGCTGCGACGGGGCGCGGGCCCCGCGTCGCTGCTGCCGCCGCAGGGCCAGCACGACCCGGAGGCGGGCCTGTACCTGTAG
- a CDS encoding FABP family protein has product MPEPAQENPYPDSQVLGEGPEPHPQLKPVLHLLGRWHGSGAGEYPTLEQDFRYEQEITFSHDGRPFLRYESRAWLVDGSGTALRPSGRESGWWRILPDASVEVVLAHPTGIVETYVGRVSGAEIEMATDTVARTPKAKEVTAMRRRYAFHDGELTVEQDMAAMGQPLTHHLRARLRPYGG; this is encoded by the coding sequence GTGCCCGAGCCGGCGCAGGAGAACCCGTACCCCGACAGCCAGGTCCTCGGCGAGGGCCCGGAGCCGCACCCCCAGCTGAAGCCCGTCCTGCACCTCCTGGGCCGCTGGCACGGCAGCGGTGCGGGCGAGTACCCGACGCTGGAACAGGACTTCCGGTACGAGCAGGAGATCACCTTCAGCCACGACGGCCGGCCGTTCCTGCGCTACGAGTCGCGCGCCTGGCTGGTCGACGGGTCCGGCACGGCCCTGCGCCCCTCGGGGCGGGAGTCCGGGTGGTGGCGCATCCTGCCCGACGCCTCCGTGGAGGTGGTCCTCGCGCACCCGACCGGCATCGTGGAGACGTACGTCGGCCGGGTCTCCGGCGCGGAGATCGAGATGGCCACCGACACCGTGGCCCGCACCCCGAAGGCCAAGGAGGTCACCGCGATGCGGCGCCGGTACGCCTTCCACGACGGGGAACTGACGGTCGAACAGGACATGGCGGCCATGGGACAGCCCCTCACCCACCACCTCCGGGCGCGGCTGCGCCCGTACGGGGGCTGA
- a CDS encoding GntR family transcriptional regulator: MTSTNLKIRIDGAAGAAAPYEQLRAQIAGAARAGDLPVGYKLPTVRGLAEELGLAANTVAKAYRALEGDGVIETRGRNGTFVAAAGDGAAREAASAAQAYAERAKRLGLGFDEATAAALDALRARYGR; this comes from the coding sequence GTGACCTCGACGAACCTGAAGATCCGGATCGACGGTGCGGCCGGCGCGGCCGCCCCCTACGAGCAGCTGCGCGCCCAGATCGCCGGGGCGGCGCGGGCCGGCGACCTGCCGGTCGGGTACAAGCTGCCGACGGTGCGCGGGCTCGCGGAGGAGCTGGGGCTGGCGGCGAACACGGTCGCGAAGGCCTACCGGGCCCTGGAGGGCGACGGGGTGATCGAGACCCGGGGCCGGAACGGGACCTTCGTCGCGGCCGCCGGCGACGGGGCCGCCCGGGAGGCGGCCTCCGCCGCGCAGGCCTATGCGGAACGCGCGAAGCGGCTGGGCCTGGGCTTCGACGAGGCCACGGCGGCCGCCCTGGACGCCCTGCGCGCCCGGTACGGCCGGTAG
- a CDS encoding lytic polysaccharide monooxygenase has product MPARRRTVTRIAAVGLAPLAVAAYAAAPAAAHGSMTDPVSRVAACYAEGPESPKSAACKAAVAASGAQAFYDWNAVNIANAAGNHRSLIPNGQLCSAGNDKYRGLDLARADWPASPMTAGEHTFRYKGTAPHKGSFELYVTKDGYDPAKPLKWSDLEPAPFAKATDPGMQNGDYVFSGSVPNKSGRHLIYSIWQRSDSPEAFYTCSDVVFGKDSGGSTGTGTGTAPSAKPSAQPSARSSAGGRPSAAPKAPTDQQIADGESKSTVEHNGHGDNDPKTNGSTALAPVPSDSPAGTGLAATGGSAATPLIAIAGAGVLALGAAVLFAVARRRATTPGRHGL; this is encoded by the coding sequence ATGCCCGCACGCCGCCGTACCGTGACCCGTATCGCCGCAGTCGGTCTCGCCCCGCTCGCGGTGGCCGCGTACGCCGCCGCACCGGCGGCCGCGCACGGCTCGATGACGGACCCGGTCAGCCGGGTGGCGGCCTGCTACGCGGAGGGGCCCGAGTCCCCGAAGTCGGCCGCCTGCAAGGCGGCGGTGGCGGCGAGCGGCGCGCAGGCGTTCTACGACTGGAACGCGGTGAACATCGCCAACGCGGCCGGCAACCACCGCTCGTTGATCCCGAACGGCCAGCTCTGCTCCGCCGGCAACGACAAGTACCGGGGCCTGGACCTGGCCCGCGCCGACTGGCCGGCGAGCCCGATGACCGCGGGCGAGCACACCTTCCGGTACAAGGGGACCGCCCCGCACAAGGGCTCCTTCGAGCTGTACGTCACGAAGGACGGCTACGACCCGGCCAAGCCGCTGAAGTGGTCGGACCTGGAGCCGGCGCCGTTCGCGAAGGCCACCGACCCGGGCATGCAGAACGGGGACTACGTGTTCTCCGGCAGCGTGCCGAACAAGTCCGGGCGGCACCTGATCTACAGCATCTGGCAGCGCTCGGACAGCCCGGAGGCCTTCTACACCTGCTCGGACGTGGTGTTCGGCAAGGACAGCGGCGGCAGCACGGGCACCGGGACCGGCACCGCCCCGAGCGCCAAGCCGAGTGCGCAGCCGAGCGCCAGGTCCTCCGCCGGCGGCCGCCCCTCGGCCGCGCCCAAGGCTCCGACGGACCAGCAGATCGCGGACGGGGAGAGCAAGTCCACCGTGGAGCACAACGGCCACGGTGACAACGACCCGAAGACGAACGGCAGTACCGCGCTCGCCCCGGTGCCTTCGGATTCCCCGGCGGGTACCGGCCTCGCCGCGACGGGGGGCAGCGCCGCCACCCCGTTGATCGCGATCGCCGGGGCGGGCGTGCTGGCCCTCGGGGCGGCCGTGCTGTTCGCCGTGGCCCGACGCCGTGCGACGACGCCGGGCCGCCACGGTCTCTAG
- a CDS encoding alpha/beta fold hydrolase — translation MLPWRRLLRPLAVLTLAAAALVAPTGAAQAAYAPSSGWNDWSCKPSAAHPRPVVLVHGTFGNSVDNWLGFAPYLVHRGYCVYSLDYGQLPGVPLFNGLGPIDKSAGQLAVFVDKVLASTGAAKTDVVGHSQGGMMPNYYLKFLGGAPKVNALIGLAPDNHGTTLDGLTQLLPYFPGAEDLISSATPGLADQIAGSAFVTKLNAVGDTVPGVQYTVIATKYDEVVTPYRSAFLQGAGSNVRNVVLQDLCPLDLSEHVAIGLTDRIAWHEALNSLDPAHATRTTCASVFE, via the coding sequence ATGCTGCCCTGGCGACGCCTGCTCCGCCCGCTGGCCGTCCTCACCCTCGCCGCTGCCGCCCTCGTCGCCCCCACCGGCGCCGCGCAGGCCGCGTACGCACCCAGCAGCGGCTGGAACGACTGGTCCTGCAAACCTTCGGCCGCCCATCCCCGCCCCGTCGTGCTCGTCCACGGCACCTTCGGGAACTCGGTGGACAACTGGCTCGGATTCGCGCCGTACCTCGTCCACCGCGGGTACTGCGTCTACTCCCTCGACTACGGGCAGCTGCCCGGCGTTCCCCTCTTCAACGGGCTCGGCCCCATCGACAAGTCGGCCGGCCAGCTGGCCGTGTTCGTCGACAAGGTGCTGGCCTCCACCGGAGCCGCCAAGACCGACGTCGTCGGCCACTCGCAGGGCGGCATGATGCCGAACTACTACCTCAAGTTCCTCGGCGGCGCCCCCAAGGTCAACGCACTGATCGGGCTCGCCCCCGACAACCACGGCACCACCCTGGACGGGCTCACCCAGCTGCTCCCGTACTTCCCCGGCGCCGAGGACCTGATCAGCTCCGCGACACCGGGGCTGGCCGACCAGATCGCCGGATCGGCGTTCGTGACGAAGCTCAACGCGGTCGGGGACACCGTGCCGGGGGTCCAGTACACGGTCATCGCGACCAAGTACGACGAGGTCGTCACGCCCTACCGGAGCGCGTTCCTCCAGGGGGCCGGCTCCAACGTACGCAACGTCGTGCTCCAGGACCTGTGCCCGCTGGACCTCTCCGAGCACGTCGCCATCGGGCTCACCGACCGGATCGCCTGGCACGAGGCGCTCAACTCCCTCGACCCGGCGCACGCCACCCGGACCACCTGCGCGTCCGTCTTCGAGTGA
- a CDS encoding acyl-CoA dehydrogenase gives MSDRMQWAPGAGTALATPPDLAADPLVSSVTELAVGTLVPAAEETAQEGVPRSHLDALARCGAYGALGHTPDPGSGLTTRQVVREVNELLSAADPSTWFVHTQHFGLVKGLQGATGPEAAALRERWSADLASGTRRGTAGFAFLRHARPPVTAEPTADGWRLRGRVPWMTGWGLSDVVYLGALAPDDRVLFAAVDCGPDGDPGLVPAGAAELWAMNGTRTVAVEVRDVLVPPSAVVCVQPRAEWARAYDLENANAHPAVFGHVRAAADFLLRSAPAAGAAYEELGLRVAQDAARLRTEAYALRDELPPQERVEDRLALRAAVLELGVRAATACVAATGGRAISYGNTAGRLAREAQFHLVQAQTSGLRSEMARLLLGGPDTR, from the coding sequence GTGAGTGATCGGATGCAGTGGGCTCCCGGTGCGGGAACGGCCTTGGCCACCCCGCCCGACCTCGCCGCCGACCCGCTCGTTTCCTCGGTCACCGAGCTCGCCGTGGGCACGCTGGTGCCCGCCGCGGAGGAGACCGCGCAGGAGGGCGTGCCGCGTTCACACCTCGATGCCCTCGCCCGCTGCGGCGCGTACGGGGCGCTCGGCCACACCCCCGACCCCGGGAGCGGACTGACGACTCGTCAAGTTGTCCGTGAAGTGAACGAGTTGCTGTCCGCGGCGGACCCCTCCACCTGGTTCGTCCACACGCAGCACTTCGGTCTGGTGAAGGGGCTCCAGGGGGCCACCGGCCCGGAGGCCGCCGCACTGCGCGAGCGGTGGTCCGCCGACCTCGCCTCGGGGACCAGGCGCGGCACGGCCGGTTTCGCCTTCCTGCGGCACGCCCGGCCGCCCGTCACCGCGGAGCCGACCGCCGACGGGTGGCGGCTGCGCGGCCGGGTGCCCTGGATGACCGGCTGGGGCCTCTCCGACGTGGTGTACCTCGGCGCCCTCGCCCCGGACGACCGGGTGCTGTTCGCCGCGGTGGACTGCGGGCCCGATGGGGATCCGGGGCTGGTCCCCGCCGGGGCGGCGGAGCTGTGGGCGATGAACGGCACCCGCACGGTGGCGGTGGAGGTCCGCGACGTCCTGGTCCCGCCGAGCGCGGTGGTCTGCGTACAGCCCCGGGCGGAGTGGGCCCGCGCCTACGACCTTGAGAACGCAAACGCCCACCCCGCCGTCTTCGGACACGTGCGCGCCGCGGCCGATTTCCTGCTGCGGTCGGCCCCCGCAGCCGGCGCCGCGTACGAGGAGCTCGGCCTGCGGGTCGCGCAGGACGCGGCCCGGCTGCGCACGGAGGCCTACGCGCTGCGCGACGAACTGCCGCCGCAGGAGCGGGTCGAGGACCGGCTGGCACTGCGGGCGGCCGTCCTCGAACTCGGCGTACGGGCGGCCACCGCCTGCGTCGCCGCGACGGGCGGCCGGGCGATCTCGTACGGGAACACCGCCGGGCGCCTCGCCCGCGAGGCCCAGTTCCACCTCGTCCAGGCCCAGACCTCCGGGCTGCGCTCCGAAATGGCCCGG